In the Malaya genurostris strain Urasoe2022 chromosome 1, Malgen_1.1, whole genome shotgun sequence genome, one interval contains:
- the LOC131436249 gene encoding angiotensin-converting enzyme-like isoform X1 gives MTCDYAIISAFVCWEFLWRVLPSLLCVLPITCAIPQVVVKSDVIPEEEIVAILQQYDTEVHEYCNRQVQANWNVATDTENVEFQNEQNEASLAYAKFRNDYYELYFKTAMVENYQNESVRKQLVLLKDRGIAALPVVTLEDFNKVMRRMDSTYQLAEICPYSNQNCSAEDSKWTLTPEMEEVMANSNDYEELLYVWSRWREESGKKIRTDYKQYVDYVNEAATLNGYSDHGEMWRARYDNPDLRGTLERLWTEVEPLYDELHTYVRYKLLEHYGDKMDRDNKMIPAHVLGNMWGETWIHLYDRIKPFPDASTVDITSEMKEMGFSARKIFELSDEFYQSLGLPSSAMSYGPKAVIEKPAQKIVCHPSAWDFCDGEDFRIKMCTNVNKEDFVTIHHEMGHVMYYILYRDQPQLFKTGATPAFHEAVGDTIALSVSTPKHLQKIGLLTGYTDSEADNINALFEAALERIAFLPFGYLVDQWRWDVFSGAINESDWNRHWWTLREKYQKVYAPVARTEEDFDPGAKYHIPGNAQFIAYFLAYVLEFQFYRSLCIESEQYDPNNSTSSPLNKCDFYNSRAAGDKLREGLSLGYSEDWRSTLEKLTGEREISAQALHEYFAPLQTFLIEQNKKFKNAEMEAIIERYNEQYSVACNRQVKAQFAMQVDVGNTTLQQELAQILKENTQFVLENFNKYFADVDISYYEKPIIRRQLEYLTQISVNRLSSDDFNALNSALGRMQSIYSSTLICPYDQQNCTSGTMSLDPDLYGVMADSLDYDELLYVWKEWREKTGRFMKNDYAQYVHLMNKAAGIAGFDDMGDLWKQAFEQDGFVDSMKRLWVELKPFYDELHKYVRRKLLTLYEDKMDKSNPNIPAHLLGNMWAQSWVNLYERIKPFENASDLDITKALVAKNYTIKQLFEISNDFYVGLGLPDNSMSYDEARGALIEKPSDRTVTCHASAWDFCDRQDFRIKMCTRMNMEDFVTIHHEMGHINYYILYKDQPVALRAGANPGFHEAVGDTIALSVATPKHFNKIGLLEEYTDSYENDINALFQKALDRVAFLPFGLLIDMWRWEVFSGKVEFSDWNKRWWELREEYQKISAPLDRDLDAFDPGSKYHIPFDSQYISYFIAHILDMQLHKTLCQVAGEYEPNNSNKPLHKCDIDGSTAAGDHIRVGLSLGRSVHWTEALREMTGETELKTDALLEYYRPLHEFLKEENAKADHDSGATAALSLVLIAAMSGLHILRLLLIDTWMHLLL, from the exons TTCTTGTGGCGTGTTTTGCCTTCATTGCTTTGCGTACTACCGATCACGTGTGCCATACCCCAGGTGGTGGTGAAAAGTGACGTCATACCCGAAGAAGAGATCGTCGCCATATTGCAACAGTATGACACTGAAGTGCACGAGTACTGCAATCGCCAAGTGCAGGCCAACTGGAATGTAGCTACCGATACGGAGAATGTAGAGTTCCAGAACGAACAG AACGAGGCCAGTTTGGCGTATGCGAAGTTTCGGAATGACTACTACGAACTATATTTCAAGACAGCCATGGTGGAGAATTATCAGAATGAAAGTGTACGAAAACAGCTGGTTCTGTTGAAGGATCGTGGCATAGCCGCATTACCGGTGGTAACACTGGAGGATTTCAACAAGGTTATGCGAAGGATGGATTCCACCTATCAGTTGGCAGAGATTTGCCCATACAGCAATCAGAACTGCAGTGCCGAGGATTCAAAGTGGACACTGACACCGGAGATGGAGGAGGTAATGGCAAATTCGAATGACTATGAGGAACTGCTTTATGTCTGGAGTCGATGGCGCGAAGAATCGGGCAAGAAAATTCGAACAGATTACAAGCAGTACGTTGACTACGTGAACGAAGCAGCTACACTGAATGGTTACAGTGACCATGGTGAAATGTGGCGAGCACGGTATGATAATCCCGATCTTCGGGGAACGTTAGAACGCTTATGGACGGAGGTAGAGCCTTTGTATGATGAATTACACACCTACGTGAGGTATAAGTTATTGGAGCACTACG GCGACAAGATGGATCGCGATAATAAAATGATTCCAGCGCACGTGCTTGGAAATATGTGGGGTGAAACCTGGATTCACTTGTACGATCGTATTAAACCATTTCCAGACGCTAGCACGGTAGACATAACATCTGAAATGAAAGAAATGGGATTTAGTGCGCGGAAAATATTCGAACTGTCGGACGAGTTCTATCAGAGTTTGGGATTACCCAGCAGTGCTATGAGTTATGGTCCAAAAGCTGTCATTGAGAAACCTGCGCAGAAAATAGTGTGTCATCCATCAGCTTGGGACTTTTGTGATGGCGAAGATTTTCGCATTAAAATGTGTACTAATGtaaataaggaagatttcgtaACAATCCACCACGAGATGGGTCATGTAATGTACTACATTCTATATAGGGATCAACCacaattgttcaaaactggtgcaaCGCCGGCATTCCACGAGGCAGTTGGTGACACCATTGCACTATCCGTTTCGACTCCCAAGCATTTGCAGAAAATTGGACTTCTGACCGGCTACACGGACAGTGAAGCCGATAACATCAACGCTTTGTTTGAAGCTGCTTTGGAGAGGATAGCGTTTCTTCCGTTTGGATATCTGGTAGATCAGTGGCGTTGGGATGTATTCAGTGGAGCAATCAATGAGAGCGATTGGAACAGACATTGGTGGACTTTGCGGGAGAAATACCAAAAAGTGTATGCTCCTGTGGCACGCACCGAGGAAGACTTTGATCCGGGTGCGAAATATCACATTCCGGGCAACGCCCAGTTCATCGCGTATTTCCTAGCATACGTATTGGAGTTCCAGTTCTACCGGTCACTTTGCATCGAGTCGGAACAGTACGATCCGAATAATAGTACATCTAGTCCATTGAACAAGTGTGATTTCTACAACAGTCGAGCCGCGGGAGACAAATTAAGGGAAGGTCTATCGCTGGGTTACAGTGAAGATTGGCGGTCTACACTGGAGAAGTTGACCGGAGAACGGGAGATTAGTGCACAAGCTTTACATGAATATTTTGCACCTCTGCAGACGTTTTTAATTGAACAGAACAAAAAGTTTAAGAACGCAGAAATGGAAGCTATTATTGAAAGGTACAACGAACAGTACTCTGTTGCCTGCAATCGTCAGGTGAAGGCGCAGTTCGCGATGCAGGTGGATGTGGGAAACACTACATTACAACAAGAGCTGGCACAAATACTCAAAGAAAATACTCAATTCGTTCTGGAAAACTTCAACAAATACTTTGCTGACGTTGATATTTCATACTATGAAAAGCCGATAATTCGGCGTCAGCTTGAATATTTGACGCAGATTTCTGTGAATCGCCTTTCATCTGACGACTTCAATGCG CTTAATAGTGCTCTCGGAAGAATGCAAAGTATCTACAGTAGTACTTTGATCTGTCCCTACGACCAACAGAACTGTACCAGCGGT ACAATGAGCTTGGATCCTGATTTATACGGTGTGATGGCAGATTCTCTAGATTACGATGAACTGCTGTACGTGTGGAAAGAATGGCGAGAGAAGACAGGACGTTTCATGAAGAATGACTACGCTCAGTACGTACACTTGATGAACAAAGCGGCAGGAATCGCTGGATTTGATGACATGGGAGACCTTTGGAAACAGGCTTTCGAACAGGATGGATTCGTGGACTCGATGAAACGCTTATGGGTTGAACTGAAACCATTTTATGACGAGTTGCATAAATATGTTCGTCGTAAGTTGTTAACGTTATACGAGGACAAAATGGACAAAAGCAATCCAAACATACCAGCACATTTGTTGGGAAATATGTGGGCTCAATCCTGGGTCAATCTGTATGAACGCATAAAACCGTTCGAGAACGCTTCTGACCTGGACATTACCAAGGCATTAGTCGCAAAGAATTACACCATCAAGCAGTTGTTTGAAATATCCAATGATTTCTACGTCGGTTTGGGACTTCCTGACAATAGTATGAGTTACGATGAAGCTCGTGGAGCTTTGATTGAGAAACCATCGGATCGAACTGTGACTTGTCATGCTTCTGCGTGGGATTTCTGCGATCGGCAAGATTTTCGCATCAAAATGTGCACTCGGATGAATATGGAGGACTTTGTTACCATACACCACGAGATGGGTCACATCAATTATTACATACTGTACAAAGACCAACCGGTTGCCTTGAGAGCCGGAGCTAACCCAGGATTCCACGAAGCTGTTGGAGATACCATTGCCCTATCAGTAGCGACGCCTaaacatttcaacaaaattgGATTGTTGGAAGAATACACGGATAGTTACGAGAACGATATCAATGCCCTATTCCAGAAGGCTTTGGATCGAGTTGCATTTCTGCCTTTTGGCCTTCTGATCGATATGTGGCGATGGGAAGTATTCTCCGGGAAGGTAGAATTCTCCGATTGGAACAAGCGGTGGTGGGAGTTGAGAGAGGAATATCAGAAGATTTCGGCCCCGCTGGATCGAGATTTGGATGCTTTCGATCCGGGATCAAAATATCATATTCCATTCGATAGCCAGTACATTTC ATACTTCATTGCTCACATTCTTGACATGCAGTTGCACAAAACGCTCTGTCAAGTGGCCGGTGAATATGAACCCAATAACTCGAACAAACCTCTGCATAAATGTGACATTGATGGTTCCACAGCGGCAGGTGATCACATCCGAGTTGGATTGTCTTTGGGTCGCTCAGTGCATTGGACCGAAGCACTTCGAGAAATGACCGGCGAAACCGAATTGAAGACCGATGCTTTGCTGGAGTATTACAGGCCGTTACATGAGTTTCTGAAGGAAGAGAACGCAAAGGCAGATCATGACTCTGGTGCCACAGCAGCATTGTCTCTGGTTCTGATCGCAGCAATGAGTGGATTACACATTTTGAGGTTATTGTTAATAGATACGTGGATGCATTTGCTTCTATAG
- the LOC131436249 gene encoding angiotensin-converting enzyme-like isoform X2: MQFLWRVLPSLLCVLPITCAIPQVVVKSDVIPEEEIVAILQQYDTEVHEYCNRQVQANWNVATDTENVEFQNEQNEASLAYAKFRNDYYELYFKTAMVENYQNESVRKQLVLLKDRGIAALPVVTLEDFNKVMRRMDSTYQLAEICPYSNQNCSAEDSKWTLTPEMEEVMANSNDYEELLYVWSRWREESGKKIRTDYKQYVDYVNEAATLNGYSDHGEMWRARYDNPDLRGTLERLWTEVEPLYDELHTYVRYKLLEHYGDKMDRDNKMIPAHVLGNMWGETWIHLYDRIKPFPDASTVDITSEMKEMGFSARKIFELSDEFYQSLGLPSSAMSYGPKAVIEKPAQKIVCHPSAWDFCDGEDFRIKMCTNVNKEDFVTIHHEMGHVMYYILYRDQPQLFKTGATPAFHEAVGDTIALSVSTPKHLQKIGLLTGYTDSEADNINALFEAALERIAFLPFGYLVDQWRWDVFSGAINESDWNRHWWTLREKYQKVYAPVARTEEDFDPGAKYHIPGNAQFIAYFLAYVLEFQFYRSLCIESEQYDPNNSTSSPLNKCDFYNSRAAGDKLREGLSLGYSEDWRSTLEKLTGEREISAQALHEYFAPLQTFLIEQNKKFKNAEMEAIIERYNEQYSVACNRQVKAQFAMQVDVGNTTLQQELAQILKENTQFVLENFNKYFADVDISYYEKPIIRRQLEYLTQISVNRLSSDDFNALNSALGRMQSIYSSTLICPYDQQNCTSGTMSLDPDLYGVMADSLDYDELLYVWKEWREKTGRFMKNDYAQYVHLMNKAAGIAGFDDMGDLWKQAFEQDGFVDSMKRLWVELKPFYDELHKYVRRKLLTLYEDKMDKSNPNIPAHLLGNMWAQSWVNLYERIKPFENASDLDITKALVAKNYTIKQLFEISNDFYVGLGLPDNSMSYDEARGALIEKPSDRTVTCHASAWDFCDRQDFRIKMCTRMNMEDFVTIHHEMGHINYYILYKDQPVALRAGANPGFHEAVGDTIALSVATPKHFNKIGLLEEYTDSYENDINALFQKALDRVAFLPFGLLIDMWRWEVFSGKVEFSDWNKRWWELREEYQKISAPLDRDLDAFDPGSKYHIPFDSQYISYFIAHILDMQLHKTLCQVAGEYEPNNSNKPLHKCDIDGSTAAGDHIRVGLSLGRSVHWTEALREMTGETELKTDALLEYYRPLHEFLKEENAKADHDSGATAALSLVLIAAMSGLHILRLLLIDTWMHLLL; encoded by the exons TTCTTGTGGCGTGTTTTGCCTTCATTGCTTTGCGTACTACCGATCACGTGTGCCATACCCCAGGTGGTGGTGAAAAGTGACGTCATACCCGAAGAAGAGATCGTCGCCATATTGCAACAGTATGACACTGAAGTGCACGAGTACTGCAATCGCCAAGTGCAGGCCAACTGGAATGTAGCTACCGATACGGAGAATGTAGAGTTCCAGAACGAACAG AACGAGGCCAGTTTGGCGTATGCGAAGTTTCGGAATGACTACTACGAACTATATTTCAAGACAGCCATGGTGGAGAATTATCAGAATGAAAGTGTACGAAAACAGCTGGTTCTGTTGAAGGATCGTGGCATAGCCGCATTACCGGTGGTAACACTGGAGGATTTCAACAAGGTTATGCGAAGGATGGATTCCACCTATCAGTTGGCAGAGATTTGCCCATACAGCAATCAGAACTGCAGTGCCGAGGATTCAAAGTGGACACTGACACCGGAGATGGAGGAGGTAATGGCAAATTCGAATGACTATGAGGAACTGCTTTATGTCTGGAGTCGATGGCGCGAAGAATCGGGCAAGAAAATTCGAACAGATTACAAGCAGTACGTTGACTACGTGAACGAAGCAGCTACACTGAATGGTTACAGTGACCATGGTGAAATGTGGCGAGCACGGTATGATAATCCCGATCTTCGGGGAACGTTAGAACGCTTATGGACGGAGGTAGAGCCTTTGTATGATGAATTACACACCTACGTGAGGTATAAGTTATTGGAGCACTACG GCGACAAGATGGATCGCGATAATAAAATGATTCCAGCGCACGTGCTTGGAAATATGTGGGGTGAAACCTGGATTCACTTGTACGATCGTATTAAACCATTTCCAGACGCTAGCACGGTAGACATAACATCTGAAATGAAAGAAATGGGATTTAGTGCGCGGAAAATATTCGAACTGTCGGACGAGTTCTATCAGAGTTTGGGATTACCCAGCAGTGCTATGAGTTATGGTCCAAAAGCTGTCATTGAGAAACCTGCGCAGAAAATAGTGTGTCATCCATCAGCTTGGGACTTTTGTGATGGCGAAGATTTTCGCATTAAAATGTGTACTAATGtaaataaggaagatttcgtaACAATCCACCACGAGATGGGTCATGTAATGTACTACATTCTATATAGGGATCAACCacaattgttcaaaactggtgcaaCGCCGGCATTCCACGAGGCAGTTGGTGACACCATTGCACTATCCGTTTCGACTCCCAAGCATTTGCAGAAAATTGGACTTCTGACCGGCTACACGGACAGTGAAGCCGATAACATCAACGCTTTGTTTGAAGCTGCTTTGGAGAGGATAGCGTTTCTTCCGTTTGGATATCTGGTAGATCAGTGGCGTTGGGATGTATTCAGTGGAGCAATCAATGAGAGCGATTGGAACAGACATTGGTGGACTTTGCGGGAGAAATACCAAAAAGTGTATGCTCCTGTGGCACGCACCGAGGAAGACTTTGATCCGGGTGCGAAATATCACATTCCGGGCAACGCCCAGTTCATCGCGTATTTCCTAGCATACGTATTGGAGTTCCAGTTCTACCGGTCACTTTGCATCGAGTCGGAACAGTACGATCCGAATAATAGTACATCTAGTCCATTGAACAAGTGTGATTTCTACAACAGTCGAGCCGCGGGAGACAAATTAAGGGAAGGTCTATCGCTGGGTTACAGTGAAGATTGGCGGTCTACACTGGAGAAGTTGACCGGAGAACGGGAGATTAGTGCACAAGCTTTACATGAATATTTTGCACCTCTGCAGACGTTTTTAATTGAACAGAACAAAAAGTTTAAGAACGCAGAAATGGAAGCTATTATTGAAAGGTACAACGAACAGTACTCTGTTGCCTGCAATCGTCAGGTGAAGGCGCAGTTCGCGATGCAGGTGGATGTGGGAAACACTACATTACAACAAGAGCTGGCACAAATACTCAAAGAAAATACTCAATTCGTTCTGGAAAACTTCAACAAATACTTTGCTGACGTTGATATTTCATACTATGAAAAGCCGATAATTCGGCGTCAGCTTGAATATTTGACGCAGATTTCTGTGAATCGCCTTTCATCTGACGACTTCAATGCG CTTAATAGTGCTCTCGGAAGAATGCAAAGTATCTACAGTAGTACTTTGATCTGTCCCTACGACCAACAGAACTGTACCAGCGGT ACAATGAGCTTGGATCCTGATTTATACGGTGTGATGGCAGATTCTCTAGATTACGATGAACTGCTGTACGTGTGGAAAGAATGGCGAGAGAAGACAGGACGTTTCATGAAGAATGACTACGCTCAGTACGTACACTTGATGAACAAAGCGGCAGGAATCGCTGGATTTGATGACATGGGAGACCTTTGGAAACAGGCTTTCGAACAGGATGGATTCGTGGACTCGATGAAACGCTTATGGGTTGAACTGAAACCATTTTATGACGAGTTGCATAAATATGTTCGTCGTAAGTTGTTAACGTTATACGAGGACAAAATGGACAAAAGCAATCCAAACATACCAGCACATTTGTTGGGAAATATGTGGGCTCAATCCTGGGTCAATCTGTATGAACGCATAAAACCGTTCGAGAACGCTTCTGACCTGGACATTACCAAGGCATTAGTCGCAAAGAATTACACCATCAAGCAGTTGTTTGAAATATCCAATGATTTCTACGTCGGTTTGGGACTTCCTGACAATAGTATGAGTTACGATGAAGCTCGTGGAGCTTTGATTGAGAAACCATCGGATCGAACTGTGACTTGTCATGCTTCTGCGTGGGATTTCTGCGATCGGCAAGATTTTCGCATCAAAATGTGCACTCGGATGAATATGGAGGACTTTGTTACCATACACCACGAGATGGGTCACATCAATTATTACATACTGTACAAAGACCAACCGGTTGCCTTGAGAGCCGGAGCTAACCCAGGATTCCACGAAGCTGTTGGAGATACCATTGCCCTATCAGTAGCGACGCCTaaacatttcaacaaaattgGATTGTTGGAAGAATACACGGATAGTTACGAGAACGATATCAATGCCCTATTCCAGAAGGCTTTGGATCGAGTTGCATTTCTGCCTTTTGGCCTTCTGATCGATATGTGGCGATGGGAAGTATTCTCCGGGAAGGTAGAATTCTCCGATTGGAACAAGCGGTGGTGGGAGTTGAGAGAGGAATATCAGAAGATTTCGGCCCCGCTGGATCGAGATTTGGATGCTTTCGATCCGGGATCAAAATATCATATTCCATTCGATAGCCAGTACATTTC ATACTTCATTGCTCACATTCTTGACATGCAGTTGCACAAAACGCTCTGTCAAGTGGCCGGTGAATATGAACCCAATAACTCGAACAAACCTCTGCATAAATGTGACATTGATGGTTCCACAGCGGCAGGTGATCACATCCGAGTTGGATTGTCTTTGGGTCGCTCAGTGCATTGGACCGAAGCACTTCGAGAAATGACCGGCGAAACCGAATTGAAGACCGATGCTTTGCTGGAGTATTACAGGCCGTTACATGAGTTTCTGAAGGAAGAGAACGCAAAGGCAGATCATGACTCTGGTGCCACAGCAGCATTGTCTCTGGTTCTGATCGCAGCAATGAGTGGATTACACATTTTGAGGTTATTGTTAATAGATACGTGGATGCATTTGCTTCTATAG
- the LOC131436267 gene encoding prostatic acid phosphatase, with protein MLVSCDHRSSNGSMLLSALIVILLHITCIRSQQEPQEGELIFAHVLYRHGDRTPVDPYPNDPWKDPSHWTTGWGQLTNAGKHRHLELGRWLRNRYQGLLQTTYTNNEIYVRSTDVDRTLMSAESNLAGLYPPNGADVWDSAIQWQPIPVHTIPEPLDEVLSARKPCPAYDNALRKYKSSDEFQQYNKSLEPIFQYVSANSGRKIDSPTGAQFLYSCLHIETLNNFTLPEWTKKVYPEPLRSIGARAFAIKTNTPQLARLKTGPLVKEILQRFQDKASGKLKPDRKLWMYSAHDVTVANLLNTLQLFELHNPPFAACVLLELYRTGNSNAPYVSIYYKNTTAEPEPLYIPNCGQRCPLDQMSKVYQDIIPDNWQHECQVPFLSLTYVEADMRSSTGLIGIIFLTTVAILLVLLGLMAYRKRRSGYHNDKWYLRIDG; from the exons ATGTTAGTTTCGTGTGACCATAGAAGCAGCAATGGTAGCATGCTTCTATCAGCCCTAATCGTGATATTACTGCACATCACTTGCATTCGATCTCAACAGGAGCCACAGGAAGGTGAACTAATTTTCGCACACGTG TTATATCGTCACGGTGACAGGACGCCAGTTGATCCCTACCCGAATGATCCTTGGAAAGATCCTAGCCATTGGACAACCGGCTGGGGACAGCTGACTAAC GCTGGCAAACATCGACATCTAGAATTGGGACGTTGGTTACGAAACCGCTATCAGGGTCTTCTTCAGACTACTTACACAAACAACGAAATTTACGTGCGCTCTACGGATGTCGATCGGACTCTGATGAGTGCTGAGTCAAACCTGGCTGGCTTATATCCACCGAACGGTGCCGATGTATGGGATTCTGCCATCCAGTGGCAACCGATTCCCGTGCACACCATCCCAGAGCCACTAGATGAAGTGCTGTCGGCGAGAAAACCTTGTCCGGCATACGACAATGCCCTTCGCAAGTACAAAAGTTCGGACGAATTTCAACAGTACAACAAATCACTTGAGCCAATCTTCCAATATGTCAGTGCCAACTCAGGTAGAAAGATTGATTCACCAACTGGGGCACAGTTTCTTTACAGTTGTTTACATATCGAAACGTTGAATAATTTTACACTGCCAGAGTGGACCAAGAAGGTCTACCCGGAACCACTGCGTTCAATCGGTGCCAGAGCATTTGCCATTAAAACCAATACGCCTCAGTTAGCTCGTCTTAAAACTGGGCCACTCGTGAAAGAAATACTTCAACGTTTTCAGGATAAAGCTAGTGGAAAGTTGAAACCAGATCGTAAGCTATGGATGTACAGCGCTCACGACGTTACCGTTGCCAACTTGCTTAACACACTTCAACTTTTCGAACTTCACAATCCTCCGTTCGCTGCGTGTGTTCTGCTAGAGCTCTATCGAACCGGGAACTCGAACGCGCCGTACGTTTCAATCTACTACAAAAATACTACTGCCGAACCGGAACCATTGTACATTCCGAACTGTGGTCAACGTTGCCCTCTCGATCAGATGTCCAAGGTTTATCAGGATATCATACCGGACAACTGGCAACACGAATGTCAGGTTCCGTTCCTATCGCTGACCTACGTAGAGGCGGACATGCGTTCTTCCACGGGACTTATCGGTATCATATTCCTAACGACTGTTGCCATTCTGTTGGTACTGCTAGGGCTGATGGCGTATCGAAAGCGTCGTAGCGGTTATCACAACGACAAATGGTACTTGCGTATCGACGGATAA
- the LOC131436276 gene encoding endonuclease III-like protein 1 has product MLRARIISVLKMEEKSPYFSPKKTRNFVKMQRRPETSDTLKTTLLQKSVRGKKLPRKNVTEPVALPEIKVEPISPESKIRQSKDIKLETKRKEQQEPIPIEQNKLVKWEPNDWRQMLENIRQMRQTTSAPVDTMGCDQFKDDQQLPEKSRRFHTLVSLMLSSQTKDQVNFECMQRLRKHGLTPENVLVTDSDVLEKLIYPVSFYKNKTKYIRQASQILIDEYNGDIPDTLEGLLKLPGVGKKMAHLCMRSAWNVVTGIGVDTHVHRISNWLRWVPKETKTPEETRVALEKWLPFELWEEVNQLLVGFGQTTCTSSYPRCNECLNANICPAKGKHGIRKSPVKREIKQEDLEF; this is encoded by the exons atgCTTAGAGCACGAATAATATCAGTGTTGAAAATG GAAGAAAAGTCGCCGTATTTCTCACCTAAGAAGACCAGAAACTTCGTCAAAATGCAACGACGACCGGAAACATCCGACACTTTAAAAACGACTCttcttcaaaaatctgtacGAGGCAAAAAACTTCCACGGAAAAATGTTACCGAGCCTGTTGCCCTGCCAGAGATCAAAGTAGAACCTATTTCTCCGGAAAGTAAAATTCGTCAAAGTAAAGATATTAAACTCGAAACTAAGCGGAAAGAGCAACAAGAACCGATTCCGATCGAACAAAACAAACTGGTAAAATGGGAACCAAACGATTGGCGTCAAATGTTGGAAAACATCCGACAAATGAGACAAACAACATCCGCTCCGGTGGACACAATGGGATGCGATCAGTTTAAAGATGATCAACAACTCCCGGAGAAAAGCAGACGTTTCCACACTCTGGTGTCTCTGATGCTGTCCAGCCAAACGAAGGACCAAGTAAACTTTGAATGTATGCAGCGTTTGCGGAAGCACGGACTAACACCAGAGAATGTGTTGGTCACGGATTCTGACGTTCTTGAGAAACTTATTTATCCAGTGAGCTTTTATAAG aacaaaacaaaatatattagGCAAGCGTCGCAAATACTGATTGACGAATACAATGGTGACATCCCAGACACCCTGGAAGGTCTGCTGAAGCTGCCTGGTGTTGGTAAAAAAATGGCTCATCTCTGTATGCGTTCCGCTTGGAACGTGGTAACTGGAATCGGAGTGGACACCCACGTGCACCGTATATCCAACTGGTTACGGTGGGTACCGAAAGAAACCAAAACACCTGAAGAGACGCGCGTTGCCCTGGAAAAGTGGCTTCCGTTCGAACTGTGGGAAGAAGTGAATCAGTTGTTGGTGGGCTTTGGACAAACTACTTGTACCTCCTCCTATCCACGATGCAACGAGTGTCTGAATGCAAATATTTGTCCGGCCAAAGGAAAGCATGGAATTCGTAAATCACCGGTCAAAAGAGAGATCAAACAAGAGGATTTGGAGTTCTAG
- the LOC131436285 gene encoding ubiquitin-like protein 4A-B, with protein MKLTIKILKGEEYVVETTEDSTILDIKVELERKSAIPVEHQKLLLVGKTLVDEKTVASYGTIRDGSKLTLVVKKPDSLRDVIQRHFKKYLQEEQSQRLTNEFMKDFDGKIQQLSLDDLEKIAGDILAKKGQRV; from the exons ATGAAGCTTACAATTAAAATACTCAAGGGAGAAGAGTATGTCGTTGAA ACCACCGAAGATTCCACTATTCTGGATATCAAAGTTGAGCTAGAACGAAAAAGTGCGATACCAGTGGAGCATCAAAAATTACTATTGGTAGGAAAAACCTTGGTGGATGAGAAAACGGTTGCTTCTTACGGCACTATAAGGGACGGAAGCAAACTGACGCTAGTGGTGAAAAAACCGGACTCCTTACGAGATGTAATTCAGCGACATTTCAAGAAATACCTCCAGGAAGAGCAATCTCAGCGATTAACAAACGAGTTTATGAAAGACTTCGACGGCAAGATACAGCAGCTTAGTTTGGATGATTTGGAAAAGATAGCGGGAGATATTTTGGCAAAGAAAGGACAAAGAGTGTGA